The Cottoperca gobio chromosome 22, fCotGob3.1, whole genome shotgun sequence genome contains a region encoding:
- the adprs gene encoding ADP-ribosylhydrolase ARH3, with the protein MAMTAVRAVAAGGPASLSRFRGALVAAVLGDCVGGEFEGAEEVPMESVLQHLSSLDDETKGNGILEYSDDTAMARCVVQSLLTRAGFDEQDMARRFAKEYSVSPGRGYGSGVIQVLKKLSSPQLNDVYQPARDQFNGRGSFGNGGAMRAAPFALAFPDPADVKRFARRGAMLTHSCSLGYNGAVLQALAVHLSLQGALDLPQQFISTLIKEMEEVEGNEATRNDARILKEAEKPFCERLHRVRDLMDRSKVSIEEVISELGNGIAALHSVPTAIFCVLHCLQPRECLPEKYGGLERTIAYSLALGGDTDTIACMAGAIAGAHYGIEAIPQLWIKCCEGAEDADMDAERLHMLYHQSSQGGGSGTKKKAGAE; encoded by the exons ATGGCAATGACGGCGGTGAGAGCAGTGGCAGCGGGGGGCCCGGCGTCTTTGTCCAGGTTTAGGGGAGCGCTGGTCGCGGCTGTGCTGGGAGATTGTGTCGGCGGAGAGTTTGAAGGAGCGGAGGAGGTTCCCATGGAGAGTGTGCTGCAGCATCTGAGCAGCCTGGATGACGAGACAAAAGGGAATG gtaTCCTTGAGTACAGTGATGACACAGCCATGGCACGTTGTGTGGTCCAGTCTCTACTCACCCGTGCCGGCTTTGATGAGCAGGACATGGCTCGCAG GTTTGCTAAGGAGTACAGTGTGTCCCCGGGTCGTGGTTATGGTTCTGGAGTGATCCAGGTGTTGAAGAAGCTGTCCTCCCCTCAGCTCAATGATGTGTACCAGCCGGCCAGGGACCAGTTTAATGGTCGAGGCTCCTTTGGGAATGGAGGAGCTATGAGGGCGGCCCCCTTCGCACTGGCTTTCCCTGATCCAGCTGATGTGAAAAGG ttTGCTCGTCGGGGTGCCATGCTGACCCACTCCTGCTCTCTGGGTTATAATGGGGCAGTGCTGCAGGCGTTAGCTGTGCACCTCTCCCTGCAGGGGGCGCTAGACCTGCCCCAGCAGTTCATCAGCACGCTAAtcaaagagatggaggaagtgGAGGGCAACGAGGCGACACGCAATGATGCCAGAAT CCTAAAAGAAGCAGAGAAGCCATTCTGTGAGCGCCTCCACAGAGTGAGAGACCTGATGGACCGGAGCAAGGTCAGCATCGAGGAGGTCATTTCTGAACTGG GTAACGGCATTGCGGCACTCCACTCAGTCCCCACTGCCATCTTCTGCGTCCTCCACTGCCTGCAGCCCCGAGAATGCCTTCCAGAGAAGTACGGCGGCCTGGAGAGGACAATAGCGTACAGCCTGGCCCTGGGCGGGGATACAGACACCATAGCATGCATGGCAGGGGCCATCGCTGGGGCCCACTATGGCATCGAGGCTATTCCTCAGTTGTGGATAAAGTGCTGCGAGGGGGCGGAGGATGCAGACATGGACGCAGAGCGACTTCACATGCTGTACCACCAGTCATCACAGGGAGGGGGTAGCGGCACAAAGAAGAAGGCTGGAGCCGAGTGA
- the LOC115027737 gene encoding b(0,+)-type amino acid transporter 1-like, which translates to MESDTQGLNLKRGVGIIEAVSFIAGTMIGSGIFISPQYVLSAIGSPGASLLVWTFCGLIAMMGGLCYAELGTVIAESGGEFIYILRTAGKVMAFVFSFSFIIVMRPASATGVALSFAEYVVAPFYSGCTPSQLVVKFVAAVAILLLTLVNCLSVRLASGIQVVSMAIKLLALAVIILGGVVMLFQGHTKNFDNSFEGTNVDTSSIGIAFYQGMWSYGGWNTLNFLTEELKHPEVNLPRAVVIAISLVTGLYLLVNVSYLTVMTPEELMSSSAVAVTWGNKMLGRWGWIMSVAAALSAFGSLNGTFFSGGRLCFVAAREGHLPDILAMAHVRRLTPSPALIFTTVVSLLVLIPGDFQSIVNYFSFTAWFFYGITLSGLLYLKIKKPELPRPYKVPIILPILVIIVAIFLVLAPIIDDPHIEYLYVTLFIISGAIVYIPFIHYKLCPGLLTKLTVILQLFLEVAPTEKNL; encoded by the exons ATGGAGAGTGACACACAGGGACTCAACCTGAAGAGAGGAGTGGGGATTATAGAAGCAGTTTCATTCATTGCTGGAACCATGATAGGATCTGGGATTTTCATCTCCCCCCAGTATGTCCTGTCTGCTATCGGCAGCCCCGGGGCCAGCTTGCTTGTATGGACTTTCTGTGGGTTGATAGCCATGATGGGGGGGCTCTGCTATGCTGAACTGGGAACAGTCATAGCCGAGTCTGGAGGAGAGTTTATCTACATCCTGCGGACGGCAGGGAAAGTGATGGcctttgtgttttccttcagcTTCATCATTGTCATGAGGCCTGCCAGTGCCACAGGAGTTGCTCTGAGTTTTGCTGAATATGTTGTGGCCCCCTTTTACAGCGGCTGCACCCCTTCACAACTGGTGGTGAAGTTCGTGGCTGCAGTAGCTATCCTGTTGCTGACCTTAGTAAACTGTCTGAGCGTACGCTTGGCCAGCGGCATCCAGGTTGTTTCCATGGCAATCAAATTGCTGGCACTGGCCGTGATCATATTGGGAGGTGTTGTGATGCTTTTCCAGGGACATACTAAGAACTTTGATAACTCCTTTGAGGGAACAAATGTCGATACCAGCTCCATTGGCATTGCTTTCTATCAGGGCATGTGGTCCTATGGTGGTTGGAATACTTTGAATTTTTTAACCGAAGAACTGAAACATCCAGAA gtgaaTCTTCCCAGGGCGGTTGTGATAGCCATTTCTCTGGTGACGGGCTTATACCTGCTGGTGAATGTGAGCTACCTGACGGTAATGACGCCTGAAGAGCTCATGTCCTCCAGTGCTGTAGCAGTAACCTGGGG GAATAAGATGTTAGGACGCTGGGGCTGGATCATGTCTGTGGCTGCTGCATTGTCTGCTTTTGGTTCACTGAATGGGACGTTCTTCAGTGGAGGCCGTTTGTGCTTTGTTGCAGCCAGGGAAGGACACCTG CCCGATATTCTAGCCATGGCTCACGTCCGCAGACTGACTCCATCTCCAGCGCTGATCTTCACCACTGTTGTCTCTCTGCTGGTGCTCATCCCTGGAGACTTCCAGAGCATTGTCAACTACTTCAG TTTCACTGCCTGGTTTTTCTACGGCATCACGCTGTCTGGACTTCTCTATCTCAAGATTAAGAAGCCGGAGCTCCCCAGGCCGTACAAA GTACCCATTATACTCCCCATCCTGGTCATCATCGTGGCAATATTCCTTGTGCTGGCACCCATCATAGACGATCCTCATATTGAATACCTCTATGTGACTTTATTTATCATCAGTGGAGCTATAGTCTACATACCTTTCATCCATTACAAGCTCTGCCCAGGGCTGTTGACCAAGTTAACAGTGATTCTGCAGCTCTTTTTAGAGGTCGCCCCAACAGAGAAAAACCTGTGA
- the LOC115027629 gene encoding b(0,+)-type amino acid transporter 1-like → MDDETQKLNLKREVGLVGAVSLIGGTMIGSGIFMSPQTVLYTIGSPGASLVVWACCGLLVIMASFCYAELGTVIRESGGEYIYILKTSGPVVAFMLIFSSVLFVRPAGVAGISLSFAQYVVAPFYSDCPPPVLLVKCVAAVAIIVLATVNCLNVRFSMSIQVFFMVVKVLALAVIIIGGLVMLIRGHTESFEDSFENTNVGINPIGIAFYQGLWSYDGWNNLNYITEELKHPEVNLPRAVVIAISLVTGLYLLVNVSYLTVMTPEELMSSSAVAVTWGNKMLGRWGWIMSVAAALSAFGSLNGTFFSGGRVCFVAAREGHLPDILAMAHVHRLTPSPALIFTTVVSLLVLIPGDFQSIVNYFSFTAWFFYGITLSGLLYLKIKKPELPRPYKVPIILPILVIIVAIFLVLAPIIDDPHIEYLYVTLFIISGAIVYIPFIHYKLCPGLLTKLTVILQLFLEVAPTEKNL, encoded by the exons ATGGACGACGAGACGCAAAAGCTCAACCTGAAGCGGGAAGTAGGGCTGGTGGGAGCCGTGTCCCTCATCGGAGGGACAATGATTGGATCTGGGATCTTCATGTCCCCACAGACAGTGCTCTACACCATCGGCAGCCCTGGAGCCAGTTTGGTTGTGTGGGCGTGCTGTGGTTTACTGGTGATAATGGCGTCTTTCTGCTACGCTGAGCTGGGCACTGTTATAAGAGAATCAGGGGGGGAGTACATCTACATCCTCAAGACTTCAGGTCCGGTAGTCGCTTTCATGTTAatcttcagctctgtgttattTGTGAGACCTGCAGGTGTTGCTGGCATCTCGCTGAGTTTCGCTCAATATGTCGTGGCTCCTTTCTACTCAGACTGCCCCCCTCCGGTGCTGCTGGTGAAGTGCGTGGCTGCAGTTGCAATTATAGTGCTTGCCACTGTGAACTGCCTCAATGTTCGCTTTTCAATGTCAATCCAAGTGTTTTTTATGGTGGTAAAGGTCCTGGCCCTGGCAGTCATTATAATAGGAGGCTTGGTGATGCTCATCAGAGGGCACACTGAAAGCTTTGAGGACTCCTTTGAGAACACAAATGTTGGCATCAATCCAATTGGTATTGCTTTCTACCAGGGACTGTGGTCATATGATGGCTGGAACAATCTGAATTATATTACTGAAGAGTTGAAACATCCAGAA gtgaaTCTTCCCAGGGCGGTTGTGATAGCCATTTCTCTGGTGACGGGCTTATACCTGCTGGTGAATGTGAGCTACCTGACGGTAATGACGCCTGAAGAGCTCATGTCCTCCAGTGCTGTAGCAGTAACCTGGGG GAATAAGATGTTAGGACGCTGGGGCTGGATCATGTCTGTGGCTGCTGCATTATCTGCTTTTGGTTCACTGAATGGGACGTTCTTCAGTGGAGGCCGTGTGTGCTTTGTTGCTGCCAGGGAAGGACACCTG CCCGATATTCTAGCCATGGCTCACGTCCACAGACTGACTCCATCTCCAGCGCTGATCTTCACCACTGTTGTCTCTCTGCTGGTGCTCATCCCTGGAGACTTCCAGAGCATTGTCAACTACTTCAG TTTCACTGCCTGGTTTTTCTACGGCATCACGCTGTCTGGACTTCTCTATCTCAAGATTAAGAAGCCGGAGCTCCCCAGGCCGTACAAA GTACCCATTATACTCCCCATCCTGGTCATCATCGTGGCAATATTCCTTGTGCTGGCACCCATCATAGACGATCCTCATATTGAATACCTCTATGTGACTTTATTTATCATCAGTGGAGCTATAGTCTACATACCTTTCATCCATTACAAGCTCTGCCCAGGGCTGTTGACCAAGTTAACAGTGATTCTGCAGCTCTTTTTAGAGGTCGCCCCAACAGAGAAAAACCTGTGA